From one Montipora capricornis isolate CH-2021 chromosome 10, ASM3666992v2, whole genome shotgun sequence genomic stretch:
- the LOC138018506 gene encoding serine/threonine-protein kinase PDIK1L-like — protein MQTLRNLQKNSTVQVGKRRLLIQQRLGNGAFGVVYKARDKASSRTYALKDILCLNKSAARNAIREVETMNLISHQNVIKVLGADTFTDAQGFHVFILTEYCAGGTLNERLTWQSSDELNLRWIRQTAAALSYLHSHQVVHRDLKADNVLLTATKDAKLADFGLAREYIALKRTERQTDYDSWMTTYTRYYMTSGDGPVHWVAPEFFTGHYAEKADVFSLGTLFYAILERDHITIGGRKYYGAFKSIPGIGKVGLGYAMAYHDPNTRIQFSLHARGSNVLQRIAIDAMQYHKDDRPSAMDIHGRVTSAGNITLLASPASAVSTSTGTCC, from the coding sequence ATGCAGACCCTAAGAAACCTTCAGAAAAATTCAACAGTCCAAGTTGGAAAAAGAAGACTTCTAATCCAGCAAAGACTCGGAAATGGAGCTTTTGGTGTCGTCTACAAGGCTAGGGATAAGGCATCTTCCAGAACTTACGCATTGAAAGACATCTTATGTTTGAATAAGTCGGCCGCTCGCAACGCCATTCGCGAAGTTGAAACGATGAATTTGATTTCACACCAAAATGTCATCAAAGTCTTAGGAGCAGATACCTTTACCGACGCTCAAGGCTTTCACGTCTTCATTTTGACTGAATATTGCGCTGGCGGAACATTGAACGAGCGCCTTACTTGGCAAAGTAGTGACGAGCTGAATTTGAGATGGATTCGTCAAACGGCTGCAGCGCTTTCCTACCTCCATTCTCACCAAGTGGTCCACCGTGACTTGAAGGCTGACAATGTTCTCTTGACTGCAACGAAAGATGCTAAGTTGGCCGACTTTGGCTTGGCTAGAGAGTACATCGCACTCAAACGAACTGAAAGGCAGACCGATTATGACTCCTGGATGACCACATATACACGATACTACATGACATCGGGAGATGGTCCGGTACATTGGGTTGCTCCAGAATTTTTCACCGGCCACTACGCAGAAAAAGCCGACGTTTTTAGCCTTGGTACCCTCTTCTATGCGATCTTGGAACGAGATCACATCACCATCGGTGGAAGAAAATATTATGGTGCTTTCAAATCAATTCCGGGAATTGGCAAAGTTGGCCTTGGTTATGCAATGGCATACCACGATCCAAACACCAGGATTCAATTTTCACTCCATGCACGGGGATCCAATGTCTTGCAAAGAATAGCCATTGATGCTATGCAGTATCATAAAGATGATCGTCCAAGCGCCATGGATATTCATGGACGAGTCACAAGCGCTGGGAACATTACACTCCTGGCCTCGCCGGCGTCGGCTGTTTCAACAAGCACTGGCACGTGTTGCTAA